A single region of the Govania unica genome encodes:
- a CDS encoding ExbD/TolR family protein: protein MSSDPLDPNETGGYRPLAEMNVTPLVDVMLVLLIIFMVAAPLLISGVPLELPHTSAAPLPEAKEKIVVSVTRDRALYVGEEAVTWEALADRVQALKSDKTENTIFVRGDTKTDYGTVMELLGVLGKAGFADISLLTEEPQGKPGKL from the coding sequence ATGTCGTCCGACCCTCTGGACCCGAATGAAACCGGCGGCTATCGTCCCTTGGCCGAAATGAATGTGACGCCGCTTGTGGATGTCATGCTGGTGCTGCTGATCATTTTTATGGTCGCCGCGCCCTTGCTGATCTCGGGCGTCCCGCTGGAATTACCACACACATCGGCGGCACCGCTGCCGGAAGCCAAAGAAAAAATCGTCGTCAGCGTCACCCGCGACCGTGCGCTTTATGTGGGCGAGGAGGCGGTGACATGGGAGGCCTTGGCTGATCGCGTGCAGGCGCTCAAATCCGACAAGACCGAAAACACGATCTTTGTGCGCGGCGACACCAAAACGGATTACGGCACGGTGATGGAGCTGCTCGGCGTTCTTGGCAAGGCCGGGTTCGCGGATATCTCACTGCTCACGGAAGAGCCGCAAGGCAAGCCAGGAAAGCTCTGA
- a CDS encoding LuxR C-terminal-related transcriptional regulator produces the protein MARADYNDLGWLLEAKLVPPQSMVTLVDRPSGRFMMLPALKARLTLVVSPAGFGKTTLLSQWRAELVGEGVLAGWLSLDEDDGDALHFLASLVLAAAAAGGDMGELEKIASQGLPEVPLLSTAARFLGMIARLQRPLVLILDDYHRTQSRDSDALIELLLARAPDNFHLILSGRERPALSLSGLKAQGLLYELGADVLRFSIEEAGHLLGGQLEADSVARLVTRTEGWGVALQLARLWLEGGAARADLIENFSGRTGDVADYLAEQVFSDLAPDVQTVLLETAVCERINGDLANVITGRKDGWDILARLERLNALLIPLDSERRWFRCHLLFRDFLMDQLQRRAADRIPSLHRAASSWFESEGNLVEALRHARFAEDYDQIARLIEAAGGWEMVLFGQPGILRNLFRQLPPEICFKYASLRYARAYIHIKDGELAEARGLIESAPLVDRSDYRAWRDNHHFRYLIDGYEDRLVTAEDHRRIRAYVDELDPADIMGFGSLWETLCVVASRLGDSKAVEEGAILAVRYMRSANCVLGINYAYYHLGMLQALCGRRREAEATLLEAVATAEDNFGVDSGQKAIAETLLSGVLYLRNDIPAARDRLETALPQVELYDSWFDILAFGFEAAMGVSYAEGGLAAAMAVFDRASETASRRRMPALVPFLQSLRVRVLLRAGDMLAAANYARAQEFIFTLGDWRQHPSCWRTHHASGLALASLYIGQGAPAHAFEVLDDLRAMAESGGRNLHLLQVMVQEALAHRVAGRHDEAFDRLMAAVRIGMAEGLVRVFLDEGAAMEALLAEVLRQQRETMVDSLAKIGLTRLLESLRAERLHGQAQIQPLAQSGLPSPALSEREREVLVELGHGYSNKEIARALNMTENTVKFHLKNIYAKLGVDKRGLAVVRAREQALIS, from the coding sequence GTGGCGCGTGCGGACTATAACGATCTCGGCTGGCTGCTTGAAGCCAAGCTAGTGCCGCCTCAAAGCATGGTCACGCTTGTGGATCGTCCGTCCGGGCGCTTCATGATGCTGCCCGCGCTCAAGGCCCGGTTGACCCTCGTTGTGTCCCCGGCGGGCTTCGGCAAAACCACCCTGTTGTCGCAATGGCGGGCTGAGCTTGTGGGGGAGGGCGTGCTCGCGGGTTGGCTGTCGCTTGATGAGGATGATGGTGACGCGCTCCATTTTCTGGCCTCACTGGTGCTGGCGGCGGCGGCGGCGGGCGGCGACATGGGTGAGCTTGAAAAAATCGCCAGTCAGGGTCTGCCGGAAGTGCCGCTCCTCAGCACGGCGGCGCGGTTCCTTGGCATGATTGCCCGCTTGCAGCGTCCGCTTGTGCTCATCCTCGACGATTACCACCGCACTCAATCGCGCGACAGCGATGCGCTCATCGAACTGTTGCTGGCCCGGGCGCCCGATAACTTTCATCTTATCCTCAGTGGCCGGGAACGTCCGGCGCTGTCCCTCAGCGGCCTCAAGGCGCAGGGGCTGTTATATGAACTCGGAGCCGACGTGTTGCGGTTCAGTATCGAGGAGGCCGGGCATCTTCTCGGCGGTCAGCTTGAGGCGGATTCGGTGGCCCGTCTCGTGACCCGGACCGAGGGTTGGGGGGTGGCCCTGCAATTGGCCCGTCTGTGGCTTGAAGGCGGCGCGGCGCGGGCCGATCTGATCGAAAATTTTTCCGGCCGCACCGGTGACGTCGCCGATTATCTGGCCGAACAGGTGTTCAGCGATCTTGCCCCGGATGTGCAGACGGTGCTGCTTGAAACGGCGGTCTGCGAACGTATCAATGGCGATCTCGCCAATGTGATCACCGGGCGCAAGGATGGTTGGGATATTCTCGCCCGGCTCGAACGGTTGAATGCGCTTTTGATCCCGCTCGACAGCGAGCGGCGCTGGTTCCGCTGTCACCTGTTGTTCCGCGATTTTCTGATGGACCAATTGCAACGCCGCGCCGCCGACCGCATTCCCTCCCTGCATCGTGCCGCCTCAAGCTGGTTCGAGTCCGAGGGCAATCTGGTGGAGGCCCTGCGTCACGCCCGCTTTGCCGAGGATTACGATCAGATCGCGCGCCTGATCGAGGCGGCGGGCGGCTGGGAAATGGTGCTGTTCGGTCAGCCGGGCATTCTGCGCAACCTGTTCCGCCAATTGCCGCCTGAAATCTGTTTTAAATATGCCTCCCTGCGCTATGCTCGCGCCTATATCCATATCAAGGATGGCGAGCTGGCCGAAGCCCGGGGGCTCATTGAATCGGCGCCCCTGGTTGACCGGTCGGACTATCGTGCCTGGCGCGACAATCATCATTTCCGCTATCTGATTGACGGGTATGAAGATCGTCTGGTGACGGCCGAAGACCATCGCAGGATCCGGGCCTATGTGGATGAGCTCGACCCCGCCGACATCATGGGCTTCGGCAGCCTGTGGGAGACCCTGTGCGTGGTCGCCTCGCGTCTTGGCGACAGCAAGGCGGTGGAGGAAGGGGCGATCCTGGCCGTTCGCTATATGCGTAGCGCCAATTGCGTCCTTGGCATCAATTACGCCTATTATCATCTCGGAATGCTGCAGGCCCTGTGCGGACGACGGCGGGAGGCTGAGGCCACGCTGCTTGAAGCGGTGGCCACGGCCGAGGATAATTTCGGGGTCGACAGCGGCCAGAAAGCCATTGCCGAGACCCTGTTGAGCGGGGTGCTCTATCTCCGCAACGACATTCCCGCCGCCCGCGACCGTCTCGAGACCGCCTTGCCGCAGGTGGAGCTTTACGACAGCTGGTTCGATATCCTGGCCTTCGGGTTCGAGGCGGCCATGGGGGTTTCCTATGCCGAAGGCGGCCTTGCGGCGGCCATGGCGGTGTTTGATCGTGCCTCCGAAACCGCCAGCAGGCGCAGAATGCCGGCATTGGTCCCGTTCCTCCAGTCGTTGCGGGTGCGGGTGCTGCTGCGTGCTGGAGATATGCTCGCGGCGGCCAATTATGCCCGGGCCCAAGAATTCATCTTCACACTCGGCGACTGGAGACAGCATCCCTCATGCTGGCGCACGCATCATGCCTCGGGTCTGGCGCTGGCCTCACTTTATATCGGGCAAGGCGCTCCGGCTCATGCCTTTGAAGTGCTGGACGATCTGCGCGCAATGGCCGAGTCGGGCGGGCGTAACCTGCATCTTTTGCAGGTCATGGTGCAGGAAGCACTGGCCCACCGCGTGGCCGGCCGCCATGACGAAGCGTTTGATCGTCTGATGGCGGCGGTGCGGATCGGCATGGCCGAGGGGCTGGTCCGTGTGTTCCTCGACGAGGGCGCGGCGATGGAGGCACTGCTGGCCGAAGTCCTACGCCAGCAACGGGAAACCATGGTCGACAGTCTGGCCAAGATCGGGCTGACCCGGTTGCTTGAAAGTCTGCGCGCGGAACGCCTGCATGGTCAGGCCCAGATCCAGCCGCTGGCGCAGTCGGGACTGCCAAGTCCCGCCCTCAGCGAACGCGAGCGTGAGGTTCTGGTCGAACTCGGTCATGGCTATTCCAACAAGGAAATCGCCCGTGCCCTCAATATGACCGAAAATACGGTCAAGTTTCATCTCAAGAATATTTACGCCAAGCTCGGCGTCGACAAGCGCGGTCTTGCTGTGGTCCGCGCGCGTGAGCAGGCCCTGATTTCCTGA
- a CDS encoding efflux transporter outer membrane subunit: protein MPRFIHALPFIAMLSACNLAPDYQRPDVNAGEGWRDQATMINQTSAARMNDPVWWEQFGSPELSTLIASALAHNTDLEVAIQRVEQARAALGMAGADRLPTLSASGNVAKDWDRAFQSGTRASDGYRGQATLSYEVDLFGRVANNVKSASLRADAAGYSRDALALVLEAQVVQAYGQILAYNDRMRITRDRLSTAEDIYRIVEARFREGSASGLELAQQRTELANFQATLATLEQSRSIAINQLAVLTGKAPQLFAEPTATLSTLMVPAVVALPPSDLLARRPDIAQSEARLAAANADIGVARAAYFPTLRLGGDAGLSANPISAAVTTVAGVAGSLTAPIFDGGRISAGVQNSKAVRDELVANYRGTVLTAFQEAEDALAALTGTEKRLAAYTVAAEQARIAYNLSRERFDAGSIDFLTLLDAQRSLLQAEENLAQSRYDRVAAASQLFKAMGGGWMN, encoded by the coding sequence ATGCCGCGATTTATTCATGCCCTGCCTTTCATTGCCATGCTGTCGGCCTGCAATCTCGCACCTGACTATCAGCGCCCGGATGTGAACGCAGGGGAGGGCTGGCGCGATCAGGCGACAATGATCAATCAGACCAGCGCCGCCCGCATGAACGACCCGGTATGGTGGGAACAGTTCGGCAGCCCCGAACTGAGCACCCTGATCGCCAGCGCACTCGCCCATAACACCGATCTCGAAGTGGCGATCCAGCGCGTCGAACAGGCGCGTGCGGCGCTCGGCATGGCGGGTGCGGATCGTCTGCCGACCCTCAGCGCCTCAGGCAATGTTGCGAAGGACTGGGACCGCGCCTTCCAATCCGGCACACGGGCGAGCGATGGCTATCGCGGTCAGGCGACGTTGTCTTATGAAGTCGATCTTTTCGGCCGCGTCGCCAACAACGTGAAATCGGCCTCTCTCCGGGCTGATGCGGCAGGCTATTCCCGGGACGCGCTCGCGCTCGTGCTGGAGGCTCAGGTGGTGCAGGCCTATGGTCAGATCCTCGCCTATAATGACCGCATGCGCATCACGCGCGACCGCCTCAGCACGGCCGAGGATATTTACCGCATCGTCGAAGCACGCTTCCGCGAGGGCTCGGCCTCCGGCCTCGAACTCGCGCAGCAGCGTACGGAGCTTGCGAATTTTCAAGCGACCCTCGCCACCCTCGAACAGTCGCGCAGCATCGCCATCAATCAGCTTGCCGTGCTGACCGGCAAAGCACCGCAGCTGTTTGCCGAACCGACTGCAACCCTGTCCACGCTCATGGTGCCTGCGGTTGTGGCCCTGCCGCCCTCCGATCTGTTGGCACGACGCCCGGACATCGCCCAGTCCGAAGCAAGACTCGCCGCCGCCAATGCCGATATCGGCGTGGCCCGGGCAGCCTATTTCCCGACCTTGAGACTCGGCGGCGATGCCGGCCTCTCAGCCAATCCCATCAGCGCTGCGGTGACCACCGTTGCCGGCGTCGCCGGATCGCTCACAGCCCCCATCTTTGACGGCGGCCGCATCAGCGCGGGCGTTCAAAACAGCAAGGCCGTGCGTGATGAACTGGTGGCAAATTATCGCGGCACGGTGCTCACGGCTTTCCAGGAAGCCGAAGATGCACTGGCGGCCCTGACCGGCACGGAAAAGCGTCTCGCCGCTTACACCGTCGCGGCCGAGCAGGCACGCATCGCCTATAATCTGTCTCGGGAACGGTTTGACGCTGGCAGCATTGATTTCCTGACCCTGCTCGACGCCCAGCGCAGTCTGTTGCAGGCCGAGGAAAATCTGGCCCAAAGCCGTTATGACCGCGTCGCAGCGGCCTCTCAACTGTTCAAGGCCATGGGTGGCGGCTGGATGAACTAA
- the kynA gene encoding tryptophan 2,3-dioxygenase, giving the protein MAENILPTAQTVDLSNEKIHWQQDLSYGDYLGLDQLLAAQNTRSGQHDEMLFIVIHQVSELWMKLSIHELRAALAQVQADDLRPAFKMLARVSRIQHQLIQAWEVLATMTPFDYAQFRDTLGQSSGFQSYQYRTLEFLLGNKNARMVEAHRQNPAVHAELTAVLNSPSFYDEALRLLARRGFQIPAEKLNRDWSEPYVADPAVEAAWAEVYRHAEKYWDLYELAEKLVDVEYHFQQWRFSHMKTVERIIGYKRGTGGTAGVSYLVKALDLRFFPELWSVRTAV; this is encoded by the coding sequence ATGGCCGAGAACATTCTACCTACTGCGCAAACGGTCGATCTCAGCAATGAAAAGATCCATTGGCAGCAGGATCTGAGCTATGGCGACTATCTCGGGCTGGATCAGTTGCTGGCGGCGCAAAACACGCGGTCGGGGCAGCATGACGAAATGCTGTTCATCGTCATTCATCAGGTCTCGGAACTGTGGATGAAGCTGTCGATCCATGAATTGCGCGCCGCACTCGCACAGGTACAGGCCGATGATCTGCGCCCGGCGTTCAAGATGCTCGCCCGGGTGTCGCGCATCCAGCATCAATTGATCCAGGCCTGGGAAGTGCTCGCCACCATGACCCCGTTCGATTATGCGCAGTTCCGCGACACGCTCGGGCAAAGTTCGGGATTTCAATCCTATCAATATCGCACGCTTGAATTTCTGCTTGGCAACAAGAACGCCCGCATGGTCGAGGCGCATCGCCAGAACCCCGCAGTTCATGCCGAACTCACCGCCGTGCTGAACAGCCCGAGCTTTTATGATGAAGCCCTGCGGCTGCTGGCACGACGCGGATTTCAGATTCCGGCCGAGAAGCTCAACCGCGACTGGTCGGAGCCCTATGTTGCCGATCCCGCAGTCGAAGCCGCCTGGGCCGAGGTGTATCGTCATGCGGAGAAATACTGGGATCTTTACGAGCTCGCGGAAAAGCTTGTGGATGTGGAATATCATTTTCAGCAATGGCGCTTCAGCCATATGAAAACCGTCGAACGCATCATCGGCTACAAACGCGGCACCGGCGGTACGGCGGGGGTGTCGTATCTGGTGAAGGCACTGGATCTGAGATTTTTTCCGGAGCTGTGGTCGGTGCGGACTGCGGTTTGA
- a CDS encoding MotA/TolQ/ExbB proton channel family protein, whose product MADAQTLSLTGLFLQADMVVKAVMILLALASLASWSIIFEKLRRFRSLRRATLRLEKAAADPVRGLDDVSDPVAAPILAAGKREVFDRSEDDESRYEFRERLERAMRSVMATELRKFEIGLPFLATVGSVAPFIGLFGTVWGIMNSFSAIASANNTSLSVVAPGIAEALFATAIGLFAAIPAVIGYNNLVVDLGRSAARMTSSIGDIGNRLSRRSALRNFDVTNEAKA is encoded by the coding sequence ATGGCAGATGCACAAACTCTTTCGCTCACAGGGCTTTTCCTTCAAGCCGATATGGTGGTCAAGGCCGTGATGATTCTGCTTGCCCTGGCGTCGCTGGCCTCCTGGAGCATCATTTTCGAGAAACTCCGCCGTTTCCGCAGCCTGCGCCGGGCTACCTTACGGCTTGAGAAGGCCGCCGCCGATCCCGTGCGCGGTCTTGACGACGTAAGCGATCCGGTTGCTGCCCCTATCCTCGCCGCTGGTAAACGCGAAGTCTTCGACCGCAGCGAGGATGACGAAAGCCGCTATGAATTCCGCGAGCGTCTGGAACGTGCCATGCGCAGCGTCATGGCCACCGAACTGCGCAAATTTGAAATCGGCCTGCCCTTTCTCGCCACCGTCGGTTCGGTTGCGCCCTTTATCGGTCTGTTCGGCACGGTGTGGGGCATCATGAACAGCTTCTCGGCCATCGCCAGCGCCAACAATACCAGCCTGAGCGTGGTCGCCCCCGGCATCGCCGAAGCCTTGTTTGCCACCGCCATCGGTCTTTTCGCGGCCATTCCCGCAGTCATCGGTTATAACAATCTGGTGGTCGATCTTGGCCGCTCGGCCGCGCGCATGACCTCGTCCATTGGCGATATCGGCAACCGGCTGTCGCGGCGCAGCGCCTTGCGCAATTTCGACGTCACCAATGAGGCCAAAGCCTGA
- a CDS encoding energy transducer TonB, whose product MSRLSATRLSATACAALVHVAVAAAALWVTSAPKAAPEPPIAIKIKLTPPAPEIAKPVEETPPPPKPEPTKTEKAKPRPPEPTPAPQPLPELASTADANPSSRAVESPAPTPPKAIESVSDKAAKADYYATLLGWLDQHKDYPREARVRREQGVAQLYFRMNRDGRVLSYRLEASSGHASLDDATIRMIERANPLPPFPPEMKDAELELVVPVEFFLSRGKKRG is encoded by the coding sequence ATGTCCCGCCTGTCAGCTACGCGCCTCTCCGCAACCGCTTGTGCGGCTTTGGTGCATGTTGCGGTTGCCGCTGCCGCTTTGTGGGTCACAAGCGCGCCCAAGGCCGCGCCGGAGCCGCCCATCGCCATCAAGATCAAACTGACTCCACCCGCACCCGAAATCGCGAAGCCGGTGGAGGAAACGCCGCCGCCGCCAAAACCCGAACCGACGAAAACGGAGAAGGCCAAACCGCGTCCGCCCGAACCTACGCCGGCGCCACAACCGCTGCCGGAACTTGCGAGCACGGCTGACGCGAACCCGAGCTCACGCGCTGTCGAAAGCCCCGCGCCGACGCCACCGAAGGCGATTGAAAGCGTCTCCGACAAGGCCGCGAAGGCGGACTATTATGCGACATTGCTTGGCTGGCTCGATCAGCATAAGGACTACCCGCGCGAGGCCAGGGTTCGGCGTGAGCAGGGCGTGGCCCAGCTTTATTTCCGCATGAACCGGGACGGGCGCGTGCTCAGCTATCGACTTGAGGCCAGTTCGGGGCATGCGTCCCTGGACGACGCTACCATTCGCATGATCGAACGCGCCAACCCGCTGCCGCCCTTCCCGCCTGAGATGAAGGACGCGGAGCTTGAACTGGTGGTGCCGGTTGAATTCTTCCTCAGCCGCGGCAAGAAGCGCGGGTGA
- the kynB gene encoding arylformamidase, producing MKQIWDISQVMRPGLPVWPGDRPYQEKLTWALTDDCPVNVSEISMSTHTGTHADAPYHYAADGAPIGAVGLDPYLGPCRVIELMGLRPLIEVEHLLPHLDNAPPRILVKTYGTAPQGLWDADFAAIAPEAIDLLAARGMMLIGLDTPSLDPQESKTLDAHMAVRRHGLAILEGLVLDEVRGGDYELIALPLKFANLDASPVRAILRSL from the coding sequence ATGAAACAGATTTGGGATATTTCGCAAGTCATGCGGCCCGGTCTGCCGGTTTGGCCGGGGGATCGGCCGTATCAGGAAAAACTGACCTGGGCCTTGACGGACGATTGTCCGGTCAATGTGTCGGAAATCAGCATGTCGACCCATACCGGGACCCATGCCGATGCGCCTTATCATTATGCGGCCGACGGCGCGCCGATTGGGGCGGTTGGGCTTGATCCCTATCTTGGTCCCTGCCGGGTGATCGAGCTTATGGGACTGCGTCCGCTGATCGAGGTTGAGCATCTTCTGCCGCATCTTGATAACGCGCCGCCGCGCATTCTGGTGAAAACCTATGGTACTGCGCCGCAGGGTCTGTGGGACGCGGATTTCGCCGCCATTGCGCCGGAGGCCATTGATCTTTTGGCGGCACGGGGCATGATGCTGATCGGGCTTGATACGCCGTCGCTTGATCCACAGGAGTCGAAAACGCTTGATGCCCATATGGCAGTGCGTCGTCATGGTCTGGCCATTCTCGAAGGGCTTGTGCTCGATGAGGTGCGTGGCGGTGACTATGAGCTGATCGCCCTGCCCCTCAAATTCGCCAATCTCGACGCCTCGCCGGTGCGGGCTATTTTACGGAGCTTGTGA
- a CDS encoding PepSY-associated TM helix domain-containing protein, with product MTKMTARRLWLNIHLYLALTVGVALVVVAVSGSLLVWHDAVDRLLEPARYATTGSELGLSNDEYLKVGALALEGVTPSVLRLPEHAGDPVTVAGPIPGTGMTGRAEMLTAWIDPPTGRVLHVANTSKSFTMVVHQLHGRLLIPEIGRKVVGWTGVFMLVLALSGIYLWWPRGGIKFRRALSWRKGLKTTTNLHHMFGIWISIPLAVLSFTGIYISFPQTSRAVLANFVDLGQPEQGRGPGRNNAQPLTATNLSVTEAVNQALAKSGGAQILAINLPTDKSPEWRIQYKSPEGTPPQSVTVDEASGKVKGSDKKPVSDVAQSTQRLMRRIHDGTDMGIVWQAIIFVGGILPLLFMITGVTMWLRRRSFERDSAQNRAASVAARATS from the coding sequence ATGACAAAAATGACTGCCCGCCGGTTATGGCTGAACATTCATCTTTATTTGGCTCTGACGGTTGGTGTGGCCCTGGTTGTCGTCGCCGTCTCGGGCAGCCTGCTGGTCTGGCATGACGCGGTCGACCGCCTGCTTGAGCCCGCGCGTTATGCCACCACAGGATCCGAGCTCGGCCTGAGCAACGATGAATATTTGAAAGTCGGTGCCCTTGCACTTGAAGGCGTGACGCCAAGCGTCCTGCGCTTGCCGGAACATGCGGGGGATCCGGTGACAGTGGCGGGGCCCATTCCCGGAACAGGCATGACCGGGCGGGCTGAAATGCTGACGGCCTGGATCGATCCGCCGACCGGGCGCGTGCTTCATGTGGCCAACACGTCCAAGTCCTTCACCATGGTGGTGCATCAGTTGCACGGGCGTTTGCTCATCCCTGAAATCGGCCGCAAGGTCGTTGGTTGGACCGGCGTTTTCATGCTGGTGCTGGCGTTGTCGGGGATTTATCTCTGGTGGCCGCGCGGTGGCATCAAGTTCCGTCGTGCGCTCAGCTGGCGCAAGGGTTTGAAAACCACCACCAACCTTCATCACATGTTCGGGATCTGGATTTCGATCCCGCTCGCGGTTCTGTCCTTCACGGGCATTTATATCTCGTTCCCGCAAACCAGCCGCGCGGTGCTGGCGAATTTTGTTGATCTGGGCCAGCCGGAACAAGGGCGCGGCCCCGGCCGCAATAATGCCCAGCCCTTGACCGCAACTAATCTGTCGGTGACCGAGGCGGTGAATCAGGCTCTGGCAAAGTCCGGAGGGGCGCAGATCCTCGCGATCAATCTGCCCACCGACAAAAGCCCCGAATGGCGCATTCAATATAAATCGCCCGAAGGCACGCCGCCGCAATCGGTCACGGTTGATGAGGCAAGCGGCAAGGTCAAGGGCAGCGACAAAAAACCGGTTTCTGACGTCGCGCAATCAACACAACGTCTGATGCGCCGCATTCATGACGGCACCGATATGGGCATTGTCTGGCAGGCGATTATTTTCGTTGGCGGCATCCTGCCGCTGCTGTTCATGATCACGGGTGTGACCATGTGGTTGCGCCGTCGCAGTTTCGAACGCGACAGTGCGCAGAACCGGGCGGCGTCGGTCGCCGCCCGCGCCACATCCTGA
- the kynU gene encoding kynureninase, whose product MTALTRDDFLALDAADELAPFREQFVLPDDVIYMDGNSLGVLPRTAAARVQDVVTREWGQDLIKSWNSADWINLPQRVGALIAGLIGTDAANVVAADSTSINLYKLAAAALRMQAPRRKIITELGNFPTDLYVLQGLAEYLDVELVAVPRDQILDVVDEDTALVSLTHVHYKTGVMFDMPSVTKAVQAKGALMLWDLCHSAGALPVRLEDCNADMAIGCGYKYLNGGPGAPAFLYVAARHQAAVQPPLSGWMGHARPFDFTDVYTPAAGITRNLCGTPGVIAMSILEESLKIFAKVDLSLLRKKSQHMGQQFMQLIEQECATYGFTIVSPWDNDMRGSQVSLGHDEGYAIMQALIARGLIGDFRAPEVLRFGLTPLYLRYQDLWDAVAILRDVMESGVWNQEDYKRRSAVT is encoded by the coding sequence ATGACTGCTTTGACCCGTGACGATTTTCTGGCGTTGGATGCCGCCGATGAACTGGCCCCGTTCCGCGAGCAGTTCGTGCTGCCGGACGATGTGATTTACATGGACGGCAATTCGCTTGGGGTGCTGCCGCGAACCGCGGCGGCGCGAGTGCAGGATGTGGTCACCCGTGAATGGGGACAGGACCTGATCAAAAGCTGGAACAGCGCCGATTGGATTAACCTGCCCCAACGTGTGGGCGCGCTTATTGCCGGGCTTATCGGCACCGATGCCGCAAATGTGGTGGCGGCGGATTCGACGTCGATCAATCTTTACAAACTTGCCGCCGCCGCATTGCGGATGCAGGCCCCGCGCCGGAAAATCATTACCGAGCTTGGCAATTTTCCGACCGATCTTTACGTCTTGCAGGGCCTTGCCGAATATCTTGATGTGGAGCTTGTGGCAGTGCCGCGCGACCAGATCCTGGATGTGGTTGATGAGGACACCGCGCTCGTCTCGCTCACCCATGTGCATTACAAAACCGGCGTCATGTTCGACATGCCGTCCGTCACCAAAGCCGTGCAGGCCAAAGGCGCCTTGATGCTGTGGGATCTCTGTCACAGCGCCGGAGCTTTGCCGGTGCGGCTTGAGGACTGCAATGCCGATATGGCTATTGGCTGCGGCTATAAATATCTGAATGGCGGTCCCGGCGCGCCTGCGTTTCTTTATGTGGCCGCCCGTCATCAGGCCGCTGTGCAGCCGCCGCTTTCGGGCTGGATGGGACATGCGCGGCCGTTTGACTTCACCGATGTTTACACGCCGGCAGCGGGCATCACCCGCAATCTCTGCGGCACGCCGGGCGTCATCGCCATGAGCATCCTGGAAGAATCCCTGAAGATCTTTGCCAAGGTCGATCTGTCCCTGTTGCGCAAAAAATCACAGCATATGGGCCAGCAGTTCATGCAGTTGATCGAACAGGAATGCGCGACCTATGGATTTACCATCGTGTCGCCCTGGGATAACGACATGCGCGGCAGCCAGGTCTCGCTTGGTCATGATGAGGGCTATGCCATCATGCAGGCCCTGATCGCGCGCGGCCTGATCGGCGATTTCCGTGCGCCGGAAGTTCTGCGCTTTGGCCTGACGCCGCTTTATCTCAGGTATCAGGATTTGTGGGACGCCGTCGCCATCCTGCGCGACGTGATGGAAAGCGGCGTCTGGAATCAGGAAGATTACAAACGCCGCTCAGCCGTGACCTGA
- a CDS encoding LysR family transcriptional regulator, which yields MTVKVGMRHLVMLDLLVKTGSVSETARSLGLTQSAVSHRMREAEKRLNARLFLRIGRKIGFTSAAERLLLVARDVLGELERVQQDLEKLSGGYEDVVRLGGGCYTPYDWLPMVQQAVSNGPGRLALELPSRLPEDPVAEVKTALLDIAILPGRPDDPEVIQHHLASDDLVAVLPPGHALVGKTQLEPADFAGLPYVTHHTRPERGREYEIIFTRHGLLPKLVVGAGMTEAVLQVVRAGLGVTIQPRRTVAPFVEGWGLTLRPLAVAEARVDWVAVTRPRDAVRPGVSAVLEYIRAAFQAG from the coding sequence ATGACCGTCAAAGTCGGGATGCGCCATCTTGTGATGCTGGATCTGCTGGTCAAGACCGGCAGCGTCAGCGAAACCGCGCGCAGTCTGGGCCTGACCCAGTCAGCGGTCAGCCACCGCATGCGCGAGGCGGAAAAGCGGCTGAATGCCCGCCTGTTCCTCAGAATCGGCCGCAAGATCGGCTTCACCAGCGCGGCGGAAAGACTGTTGCTGGTGGCCCGCGATGTGCTGGGGGAGCTTGAACGGGTCCAGCAGGATCTAGAAAAGCTTTCCGGCGGTTACGAGGATGTGGTGCGACTCGGCGGCGGCTGTTACACGCCCTATGACTGGCTGCCCATGGTGCAGCAGGCGGTGAGCAATGGCCCCGGCCGTCTTGCGCTTGAACTGCCGTCCCGCTTGCCGGAGGATCCGGTGGCTGAGGTCAAGACGGCGCTGCTTGATATCGCAATCCTGCCCGGCCGCCCCGACGATCCCGAAGTGATCCAGCATCATCTGGCCAGCGACGATCTGGTGGCGGTGCTGCCGCCCGGCCATGCACTGGTCGGAAAGACACAGCTCGAACCCGCCGATTTCGCCGGGCTGCCCTATGTCACCCACCACACCCGGCCGGAACGCGGCCGCGAATATGAAATCATCTTCACCCGCCATGGGTTGCTGCCAAAACTTGTGGTCGGCGCCGGCATGACCGAGGCGGTGTTGCAGGTGGTGCGGGCGGGGCTTGGCGTCACCATCCAGCCGCGGCGCACCGTGGCGCCCTTTGTTGAAGGCTGGGGCCTGACGCTCCGGCCCTTGGCGGTGGCTGAGGCGCGGGTCGACTGGGTGGCGGTGACGCGGCCCCGCGACGCCGTCCGTCCCGGTGTGTCAGCCGTGCTCGAATATATCCGGGCGGCATTCCAGGCAGGCTGA